The Microcystis panniformis FACHB-1757 region CTGCGGGATTCGTCCGGCGCGAACTCGGTCAACGCATCCGTCTCAGACGTACCCCCGAAGTGGTCTTCCTAGAAGATTCTTCCCTTGAACGCGGCGATCGAATGTTACACCTTCTTGATCATATTAAAAGCGATCGACCCCCAGAAGATGACGATTCCGATATCAGTGACCAGTGACCAGTAGAGGATAACTAAATTTAGGCAAAACTGGATTTAGACAAAACTGGGAACTTAAAACTTAAACCTGATAACTGATAACTGATAACTGATAACTGAATAGTGAGCGATCGCATTTTATCCCTAAAAGAACGCATTGGTCAGATGATAGTAGTCCGCGCTTCCGGCTATCTCTTTGACCAACAAATCCGCTATCCTGCTTGGGAACCTGTCAACGCCACCCTGAAACATTGGTTAGAAACCCTCCACCTCGGTGGGGTGATTCTGTTGGGAGGCAGCGCCGCCGAAATCGCTCTCCGTAGCCAACAATTACAAAGTTGGTCCGGGGATAATCCTCTGCTCATTGCTGCCGATATCGAGGAGGGAGTCGGCCAAAGGTTTTCCGGCGCTACTTGGTTCCCCCCACCGATGGCTTTAGGAAAAATAGCTGAAAAAAGCTTGACAAAAGCCACAGAATATGCTAGGGAAATGGGAGCAATTACCGCGAAGGAAGCACTAGCGATCGGGATTAACTGGATTTTAGCCCCAATTGTCGATGTGAACAATAATCCCGACAATCCTGTTATCAATATTCGTTCCTTCGCTGAAACTCCCGAAATCGTCGCTAATCTAGCTCAAGCTTTTATTTTAGGGGCCGATTCCTATCCAGTTTTGACCACGGCCAAACATTTTCCCGGCCACGGTGACACCAGCAATGACTCCCATCTCGATCTTCCCATCATCAACCACGATCATCATCGCCTAGAAGCGATCGAATTGCCGCCCTTTCAAGCGGCGATCGAGTCGGGGGTTGATAGTATTATGTCAGGCCATCTGTTAATTCCCGCTTGGGATGCCGAATTTCCCGCTACTCTTTCCTCGAAAATTCTCGGGGAAAAACTGCGCCAAAATCTCGGTTTTCAGGGTTTAATCGTCACCGATGCCCTGATTATGGGAGGAGTGACTAAAATTGCCAGCGCTGCCGCCATAGCAGTGAGGGCGGTACAGGCGGGGGCCGATATACTGTTAATGCCTCCCGATCCGATCGAAGCGATCGAAGCGGTGTATAGTGCCGTGCAAGCGGGTACAATTAGCGAAGCCAGAATTAATGATTCTTGGCAACGTATTCAACGAGCAAAGGAAAAATTAGGGCAAAGACAGCCATCCTTAGAATCCTTAAGCAGTTTAGCGGCACCGCAAGCTCTAGAGATTGTCAGCGATATTTTAAAAGATTCCCAAACAGTTAGCGGTAATTTACCCATTAAAGCCACTCAAGGCCGCAATTTAATCATTATCGATGATTTACTCAACTGTGACTTTCTCGATCGCTCTTGTCCGGCGGTGACAATTCCCCGACAATGGGGTTATCAAACCCAAATAATCGACCGTAGCACCTTTAATCAGTCCCTCGTCTCCCCAGAAACGACTCTCCTACAAGTATTCATCCGTGGTAATCCTTTTCGGGGTAGTGCCGGATTAAGGGAGGAAACGAAAGCTATCTATCAAGCTTTGCTGAAAACTGGACAAATTCAAGCATTGATTATTTATGGTAGTCCCTACGTTTTCCAGTGGTTTCGTCAACAAAGCGGAGAAATTCCCTATCTTTTCAGCTATGGACAACAACCAAGCGCCCAAAAAATCGCCCTAGAAACTATTTTTGAGGGGCCCACTAGCGGCGAAAATCAGACCGATACTTTCGTTTAAGGGCAAAAATACCCTAGTAACCATTGGGCAATGCGATCGGAGGCACCGGCCGATCCCATTCTCTGACGACCATTAAAGGCGATTTCTTGCCACTTTGGGGGATTTTGTAATAAATATTCTAACTTGTCCGCCACTGAGTCGGCACTATCACCTAAGAGAATTGAACAGCCTAATAAACGCTGTTGCAGTTTGGCAAAATGGGGAGTAAATTGTGGTCCAGATCCCGCAATTGTGATCGCCGGTTTACCCAAACCGACGAGCTGTTCCGTGGCAGTTCCCGCCATGGCGATCGCTAGATGGCAACGGCCTAAATATTCGGCGTAATCCCTTTGAGAAATAGTTATAAATACCTCTTGACAAATAAACTTGTTTATGCTTTGTTCTCGCCAACCCCGGGAAGTTAAAGCAGCCGTAAAAGATTCTAGGGGGAGAGGAGGAGCGATCGCTGCCAAAAATTCCAGCTTGTAATCGGGAAAACGTCCGATCATGGCCGTCACAGCTGCGAGAATTTGCTGCCAATTGTGGAGAGATTCGGGAAAGCGCGAACCGGGTAGCAGCAGAATAGTTAGGCAATCTTGGGGAAAATCGCCCGTTATCGAGGGTAAAAGGTCATCCATCATCGGATTACCCCATCGACAACGGCAATTGACCACTGTTGTAAAATTTTGCTAGTTAAACTATCCCGGGGAAAAACCCCCGACAGCGAGGATGAGCCATTAACCAGCGTTCCCAGGGATAATAATAGGAACCCCAGAGGCGATCGATCATCGAGCTACTATCTAACCATCCCTGCTCATCCCGGAGATAGTATTCCGATTTAGCCGTTCCCACAAAAGCATAATCTGTCCCGCTCAACCAAGCAAGGGCAAGGGTAAGATATCTCCCACTGCGACAATTTTTCCCCCTTCTTGGCCCCAATTTTTGACCAGACGGTATTGACGGGAGGTTAATCCTAATAATCCCTCCCGCAGATCTCGCCATAATTGTTTGGCATCCCTAGTTATAAAACCCCCAGAGGGCATTTTTTGACCTCGATCGAGAAGGGGAATCCCCAGACGAGTATAAGCATAACCGTTACCCACTAGGGATAAAGCAGTAATATCCGGACAGAGGGGAGATGATTGCAGTCTTTTAATAATCCGGATCGCGATCTCATCTTCACCGTGGCCATTACTCAAAAATAATAATTTCACTTTTTTTCTTAACTTCTGGCTTAAAGTCCTAAACTTCGGTTGTTTTATTGCCTTCGACCCTAGACAATGCTGATGGTTAGGGAACCATCAATTTTATAAAAGCAGTTAACCAACTCCCATTTAGTCTAATCTACCGGAAGGTTTCGCCGATCGCTTATCTCTGCCCTGATGGCGACCATTTGACCAAAGGTAAGACTAAAAGATAAGAGATGAGTTTAACTGCTTCTATTTTTCTCGATCAAAAGACCAGATTTAGCCCACCAGGGCCAAGAAGGTCAGAAACCTGCTCTGATCGCTAAGTAGCTGGTTATAATTAAATTAAAAATGGATTTTAGGTTCGATCCCCCTGCCCCCCTTGATAAGGGGGGTGCCGGTAGGCGGGGGATCCCCTCTTAATAAGGGGGGCATCTGATAACTTTTAACGCCTACCTACTCATATTAGAATCAGTGATTAATTGGCATCCTAGCGGAAAAAATGATTATCGACTTACCCGATCGAGAAGCTACTGTCAATTTAGGGGAAAAACTGGGGCAAACCTTGGCCCCCGGCAGTGTAATTTTATTAAAAGGCGATGTGGGAGCGGGAAAAACCACCTTAGTACAGGGAATTGGCCTAGGATTGGGTATTCAAGAGCCTATAGCTAGTCCTACCTTCACCCTCGTTAACGAATATAGCGAAGGCCGCCTTCCTTTGTATCATTTGGATTTGTATCGTTTGCAGGGTCAAGATATCGAGGCGCTGTACCTAGAAAATTATTGGCAGGGAATCGAGGTGGATTTAGGGATAGTGGCGATCGAATGGTCAGAACGTTTAACTTTTTTGCCGGAAAATTATCTAGAGATTACTTTACTCGATCGAGGCGAGCAAGGACGACGAGCGCTGCTCAATTTTGTCGGTGGGGACGAAAAAAATAGCGACCCCACAGGAATCGCTATCAGCACTTGACTTTTGAAGCAATCAAACTTTAGCGGTAACTTTCCACTTATTCTCTAACTCGCCTTTCTTCTAAAGTTTCTTCAAAGAAACTATTGTAGAGGAAACCCGCAGCCACGGCCCCAACAATGGGAGCAATCCAGAATAACCATAATTGACCAACGAGAGCCATATTACCGCATAAAAGAGCAACACCGGTACTACGAGCGGGGTTAACGGAGGTATTGGTCACGGGAATGCTAATTAAGTGAATTAAGGTCAATCCTAAACCAATAGCGATGGGAGCAAAACCCGCTGGAGCGCGTCGATCGGTAGAGCCTAAAATGATAATTAAGAACATGAAGGTCAAGACCACTTCCGTGACCAAAGCGGCGAATAAACTGTAACCACCGGGAGAATGTTCTCCGTAACCATTGGTGGCCAGAGGGTTACGGCCTCCCAGAGCGAAACTAGGTTGACCACTGGCAATAATGTAGATAATTACCGCCGCTAAAATCGCCCCTAAAACTTGAGCGATGATGTAGGGAAGTAGTTCCGAACCGGGGAAGCGTTTACCTGCCCAGAGACCGAAGGAAACGGCGGGATTAAAATGTCCCCCCGAAATATGCCCGAAAGCGTAGGCAAGAGTAAGGACGGTTAAACCGAAGGCGAGGGCGACACCCACAAAAGAAATCCCCAGATGGATATTAAAATCAGCACCATCTACGACACTCTTGGCTTTACCCACAAATACTGCCGCTAAAACGGCACTACCGCAACCACCGAGAACGAGCCAAAACGTCCCGATGAACTCTGCTAGATACTTTTTCATCTCTATATCAAGGTTGAATGATTTTGCTTTTAGGTTATCTCCCATCAGACCGGATTAAACTGTTATAAGATATTAAAAAATAGTTATTTTTTACCTTCAATTTGCCGTTCTCATGGGGAAACTATCAGCTTTTTAGGGATATAATAGTAAAAAAATCGGGAATTTCTGATAATTTCACACTTTCTTTAGATTTACTTCTATCTTGATGTCTGATTGGTTTTGGCAGTGGTTGACCCTTTTCGATCCTAGTTAATCATGGAAAGACAAAAGAAGAGATCGAGTGCTAAGTAGGTGGGTGGAATTAAATATAAAATGAACGTAGGTTGGGTTGAAGCATGAAACCCAACGCCCGCTCATGTTACGCTACCGCTAACCCATCCTACAAATAATTGTGCCTACCTACTTAATTATGAGATGAGCGATGCAGGAAGAAAAAGCGATATTTAATATCAACAATACTTTTTATCGACTGGAGAGTAAAATCGTCCGAGATTTAGGAGTTTTAGGGGCGGCAATTGCCCAAAAAGAGCGGGGCAGTTTGCGCGTTTTAGAAGTAATG contains the following coding sequences:
- a CDS encoding glycoside hydrolase family 3 N-terminal domain-containing protein, producing MSDRILSLKERIGQMIVVRASGYLFDQQIRYPAWEPVNATLKHWLETLHLGGVILLGGSAAEIALRSQQLQSWSGDNPLLIAADIEEGVGQRFSGATWFPPPMALGKIAEKSLTKATEYAREMGAITAKEALAIGINWILAPIVDVNNNPDNPVINIRSFAETPEIVANLAQAFILGADSYPVLTTAKHFPGHGDTSNDSHLDLPIINHDHHRLEAIELPPFQAAIESGVDSIMSGHLLIPAWDAEFPATLSSKILGEKLRQNLGFQGLIVTDALIMGGVTKIASAAAIAVRAVQAGADILLMPPDPIEAIEAVYSAVQAGTISEARINDSWQRIQRAKEKLGQRQPSLESLSSLAAPQALEIVSDILKDSQTVSGNLPIKATQGRNLIIIDDLLNCDFLDRSCPAVTIPRQWGYQTQIIDRSTFNQSLVSPETTLLQVFIRGNPFRGSAGLREETKAIYQALLKTGQIQALIIYGSPYVFQWFRQQSGEIPYLFSYGQQPSAQKIALETIFEGPTSGENQTDTFV
- the tsaE gene encoding tRNA (adenosine(37)-N6)-threonylcarbamoyltransferase complex ATPase subunit type 1 TsaE, with translation MIIDLPDREATVNLGEKLGQTLAPGSVILLKGDVGAGKTTLVQGIGLGLGIQEPIASPTFTLVNEYSEGRLPLYHLDLYRLQGQDIEALYLENYWQGIEVDLGIVAIEWSERLTFLPENYLEITLLDRGEQGRRALLNFVGGDEKNSDPTGIAIST
- the aqpZ gene encoding aquaporin Z, coding for MKKYLAEFIGTFWLVLGGCGSAVLAAVFVGKAKSVVDGADFNIHLGISFVGVALAFGLTVLTLAYAFGHISGGHFNPAVSFGLWAGKRFPGSELLPYIIAQVLGAILAAVIIYIIASGQPSFALGGRNPLATNGYGEHSPGGYSLFAALVTEVVLTFMFLIIILGSTDRRAPAGFAPIAIGLGLTLIHLISIPVTNTSVNPARSTGVALLCGNMALVGQLWLFWIAPIVGAVAAGFLYNSFFEETLEERRVRE